From Cellulomonas dongxiuzhuiae, the proteins below share one genomic window:
- a CDS encoding response regulator transcription factor encodes MSTANPAARAPRILLYSDDVDARDQVRLAVGRRLGRGEPDIEWIEVATADAAIAVADAGGADVLVLDGEADKVGGLGLCRQLKDEVYECPPVLVLTGRPQDAWLASWSNADAVVSRPLDPVVLHAAVADLVHAVTARG; translated from the coding sequence ATGAGCACCGCGAACCCGGCGGCCCGCGCGCCGCGCATCCTGCTGTACAGCGACGACGTGGACGCGCGCGACCAGGTACGTCTCGCGGTGGGGCGTCGCCTCGGCCGCGGCGAGCCGGACATCGAGTGGATCGAGGTCGCGACCGCGGACGCCGCGATCGCGGTGGCGGACGCGGGCGGTGCGGACGTGCTCGTGCTCGACGGCGAGGCCGACAAGGTCGGCGGGCTGGGGCTGTGCCGCCAGCTCAAGGACGAGGTGTACGAGTGCCCGCCCGTGCTCGTCCTGACCGGTCGCCCGCAGGACGCGTGGCTCGCGTCGTGGTCCAACGCCGACGCGGTCGTCAGCCGGCCCCTGGACCCGGTCGTGCTGCACGCCGCCGTCGCGGACCTGGTGCACGCGGTGACGGCGCGGGGATGA
- the ctaE gene encoding aa3-type cytochrome oxidase subunit III has product MANVSTATAASRPVPHMTVNRPNPVSVGTIVWLASELMFFAGLFAMYFTVRAAVPEEWALQTEKLNLQFAFANTTVLVLSSVTCQMGVWAAERLQPVRSGSLLQFWRWGMNEWITLTYVMGAFFIGGQIFEYAELVEHGLTISSSAYGSVFYLTTGFHGLHVVGGLIAFLILLGRSFSAKRFTHHEETTAIVTSYYWHFVDVVWIALFAVIYLIR; this is encoded by the coding sequence ATGGCGAACGTGTCGACCGCAACGGCTGCCTCGCGCCCTGTCCCCCACATGACCGTCAACCGACCGAACCCTGTGTCGGTCGGGACGATCGTGTGGCTCGCCAGCGAGCTCATGTTCTTCGCAGGTCTCTTCGCGATGTACTTCACGGTGCGCGCCGCGGTGCCCGAGGAGTGGGCGCTGCAGACGGAGAAGCTGAACCTGCAGTTCGCGTTCGCCAACACCACCGTGCTGGTGCTGTCGTCGGTGACGTGCCAGATGGGCGTGTGGGCCGCCGAGCGGCTCCAGCCGGTGCGCAGCGGCTCGCTGCTCCAGTTCTGGCGCTGGGGCATGAACGAGTGGATCACCCTGACGTACGTCATGGGCGCCTTCTTCATCGGCGGGCAGATCTTCGAGTACGCCGAGCTGGTCGAGCACGGCCTGACGATCTCCTCCTCGGCCTACGGCTCGGTCTTCTACCTGACGACCGGCTTCCACGGCCTGCACGTCGTCGGCGGTCTCATCGCCTTCCTCATCCTGCTCGGCCGCTCGTTCTCGGCCAAGCGGTTCACGCACCACGAGGAGACGACAGCGATCGTCACCTCCTACTACTGGCACTTCGTCGACGTCGTCTGGATCGCGCTGTTCGCGGTCATCTACCTGATCAGATGA
- the qcrC gene encoding cytochrome bc1 complex diheme cytochrome c subunit, with protein sequence MKALAARRHDRRAPVVLLLLALLLTGALYAVLAPTSADAAPAAATADEVETGEKLFQANCATCHGPEATGREGVPSLVGVGAAAVDFQVGTGRMPLQMNGPQAPAKPAQFDEEQIAALAAYVASLGAGPSVPTAEQVDGSLGDPANGMALFRTNCAMCHNAVGAGGALSEGKWAPNLWETTPTHVYEAMVTGPQSMPVFNEATLTSEEKRDIIAFLDLQGQGAPGGLSLGSLGPVSEGLWAWVIGMGLLIGAAVWIGARSS encoded by the coding sequence GTGAAGGCACTCGCAGCCCGCAGGCACGACCGGCGTGCGCCGGTCGTGCTGCTCCTGCTGGCGCTGCTGCTCACCGGCGCGCTGTACGCAGTGCTGGCCCCGACCTCCGCCGACGCCGCACCCGCTGCGGCGACGGCGGACGAGGTGGAGACCGGTGAGAAGCTGTTCCAGGCCAACTGCGCCACGTGCCACGGCCCGGAGGCGACCGGACGCGAGGGCGTCCCGTCGCTCGTCGGCGTCGGCGCCGCCGCCGTGGACTTCCAGGTCGGCACCGGCCGCATGCCGCTGCAGATGAACGGCCCGCAGGCGCCGGCCAAGCCGGCCCAGTTCGACGAGGAGCAGATCGCGGCGCTGGCCGCCTACGTCGCCTCGCTCGGCGCCGGCCCGTCGGTCCCGACGGCAGAGCAGGTCGACGGCTCGCTCGGCGACCCCGCCAACGGCATGGCCCTGTTCCGCACCAACTGCGCGATGTGCCACAACGCCGTCGGCGCCGGCGGTGCGCTCTCCGAGGGCAAGTGGGCACCGAACCTCTGGGAGACGACGCCCACCCACGTCTACGAGGCGATGGTCACCGGACCCCAGTCGATGCCCGTCTTCAACGAGGCCACCCTCACGTCCGAGGAGAAGCGCGACATCATCGCCTTCCTCGACCTGCAGGGCCAGGGCGCGCCCGGCGGTCTGAGCCTCGGCAGCCTCGGACCGGTGAGCGAGGGCCTGTGGGCCTGGGTCATCGGCATGGGGCTCCTCATCGGCGCAGCAGTCTGGATCGGAGCGAGGTCCTCGTGA
- the qcrA gene encoding cytochrome bc1 complex Rieske iron-sulfur subunit, with amino-acid sequence MTHGHGHEGQDAPEQNGTAGSDVALRQGEDAADKFPNPGFGPHRPRRADVDPRADKRAERQVVALFALSVLGTIGFIAAYFALPPGDTIASMRTSNLALGLGLAFALLGIGLAAVHWAKSLMNDHEKAEDRHAQRSTDQTRAEALQVLRDGAQDSGIGRRGVLKGALVSSLALFPLTIALPLIGEVGEDWNVSKFKRTLWAKNKKLTIDPSGRPIKAADVTIGSVVHVIPEGLDESEAPLDEKAKAVVLLVRMDPRDIKSEQGEGWSYDGIVAFSKICTHVGCPVALYEQQTHHLLCPCHQSTFDVADSAKVVFGPAKRPLPQLPITVDDEGYLVAQSDFHEPIGPSFWERLR; translated from the coding sequence ATGACCCACGGCCACGGCCACGAGGGCCAGGACGCCCCCGAGCAGAACGGCACCGCCGGCTCGGACGTCGCCCTGCGCCAGGGCGAGGACGCCGCCGACAAGTTCCCCAACCCGGGCTTCGGGCCGCACCGCCCGCGTCGCGCGGACGTCGACCCCCGGGCCGACAAGCGTGCGGAGCGCCAGGTCGTCGCCCTGTTCGCACTGTCGGTGCTCGGGACGATCGGCTTCATCGCCGCCTACTTCGCTCTCCCCCCGGGCGACACGATCGCGTCGATGCGCACGTCGAACCTCGCGCTCGGTCTCGGCCTCGCGTTCGCGCTGCTCGGGATCGGTCTCGCGGCCGTCCACTGGGCCAAGTCGCTCATGAACGACCACGAGAAGGCCGAGGACCGGCACGCGCAGCGCAGCACGGACCAGACCCGCGCCGAGGCCCTCCAGGTCCTGCGGGACGGTGCGCAGGACTCCGGGATCGGTCGCCGCGGCGTCCTCAAGGGCGCTCTCGTCTCCTCGCTCGCGCTCTTCCCGCTGACGATCGCGCTGCCGCTCATCGGCGAGGTCGGCGAGGACTGGAACGTCTCGAAGTTCAAGCGCACACTGTGGGCGAAGAACAAGAAGCTCACGATCGACCCGAGCGGCCGCCCCATCAAGGCCGCCGACGTCACCATCGGCTCGGTCGTGCACGTGATCCCCGAGGGGCTCGACGAGTCCGAGGCACCGCTGGACGAGAAGGCCAAGGCCGTCGTCCTCCTGGTCCGCATGGACCCCCGGGACATCAAGTCCGAGCAGGGCGAGGGCTGGTCGTACGACGGCATCGTCGCCTTCTCGAAGATCTGCACCCACGTGGGATGCCCGGTGGCCCTGTACGAGCAGCAGACGCACCACCTGCTGTGCCCGTGCCACCAGAGCACGTTCGACGTCGCCGACAGTGCGAAGGTCGTGTTCGGTCCCGCCAAGCGGCCGCTCCCCCAGCTGCCGATCACCGTCGACGACGAGGGCTACCTGGTCGCGCAGAGCGACTTCCACGAGCCCATCGGTCCGAGCTTCTGGGAGCGGCTGCGATGA